A single window of Arvicanthis niloticus isolate mArvNil1 chromosome X, mArvNil1.pat.X, whole genome shotgun sequence DNA harbors:
- the LOC117695126 gene encoding olfactory receptor 1468-like, which produces MHQGNRTATSGFILLGLTVGSEQQLFLFTLFLCMYLVTMVGNSLIILAIISDTHLHSPMYFFLANLSFTDICFITTTVPKMMADIQSQNPVISFVGCFTQMYFFMFLVDLDNFLLAAMAYDRYIAICHPLHYAALLNPKCCALLVVIPWVISNLVSVLHLSLLSRLPFCDQRVIRHFFCDLEPVLRLACSDTQINNLLIFVVGGTVIFIPFVFILVSYLLIGTAVLGVPSVKGKWKTFSTCGSHLSAVSLFYGSIVGVYFLPASSYSAERDKVAAIMYTVVTPMMNPFIYSLRNKDMNRALRKLLSKKSYFCG; this is translated from the coding sequence ATGCACCAAGGGAACCGGACTGCTACCTCTGGATTCATCCTCCTGGGACTCACAGTGGGGTCTGAGCAGCAGCTGTTCCTCTTTACACTGTTTCTATGCATGTATCTGGTCACTATGGTAGGAAACTCACTTATCATTCTGGCTATTATCAGTGATACTCACCTTCACAgtcccatgtacttcttccttgcCAATCTATCCTTCACCGACATCTGCTTCATAACCACTACAGTCCCTAAAATGATGGCAGACATTCAAAGCCAGAATCCAGTTATCTCCTTTGTAGGATGCTTtacacaaatgtatttttttatgttcCTGGTGGACCTGGACAATTTCCTTTTGGCAGCCATGGCATATGACCGATACATTGCCATCTGTCACCCATTACACTATGCTGCGCTGTTGAATCCCAAGTGCTGTGCCCTGTTGGTTGTGATTCCATGGGTTATCTCTAATCTAGTCTCAGTACTACATCTCAGCCTGCTCAGCCGCTTGCCTTTCTGTGATCAGAGAGTAATCCGACACTTCTTTTGTGATCTGGAACCCGTTTTAAGGCTTGCTTGCTCAGACACACAAATCAACAACTTGCTCATCTTTGTTGTTGGGGGAACAGTTATCTTCATCccctttgtttttattcttgtctCCTATCTACTTATTGGCACtgctgtgcttggtgttccatcaGTAAAAGGAAAGTGGAAGACATTTTCTACATGTGGGTCTCACCTCTCAGCAGTGTCTCTCTTCTATGGGTCTATTGTTGGTGTCTACTTTCTCCCAGCTTCCAGCTACTCAGCAGAAAGAGATAAGGTAGCTGCCATCATGTATACAGTTGTAACCCCCATGATGAACCCATTCATTTACAGTCTAAGGAACAAAGACATGAACAGGGCACTGAGAAAGCTGCTCAGCAAAAAAAGCTACTTTTGTGGTTGA